From the genome of Pirellulales bacterium:
AGCGCCACCAGCACCGTGGCCGGGCTGAATACGGTGCAAGAGGCCAATCGCACCATGGAGGCCATTCGCCAGCAAGTGGAAGATGTAGCGGAAAATATTGTCGCCCTCAGCGAGAAGACTCAGGCCGTCAGCGAAATTATTGCCACCGTCAACGATATCGCCGAACGTTCCAACCTGTTGGCGCTGAATGCCGCCATCGAGGCTGCGGCGGCGGGTGAACAAGGGAGTCGATTTTCCGTCGTGGCCACCGAAATTAAGAATCTGGCGGACCAGGCCAAGGAATCCACCATTCAGGTCCGGACCATCTTGGGCGACATTCAAAAACGCATCAATCGTTCGGTCATGCTCACCGAAGATGCCGTCAAGCGCACCGAAGCCGGCAAGCAGCAAACCGACGTCAGCGAGCAAACCATCCGTGCCATGTCCGACATGACGCAAGAAAGCGTCCGCGCTTTCCAGCAAATTATCAGCGCCACCGGGCAGCAGCAAATTGGTTTTGAACAAGTCACCCAAGGAATGCAGGACATCGGACAGGCTGCATCGCAAACCGCGGTCGGCACCGTGCAGCTGGAAAAGGCGGTTGCCAGCCTCAATTCGCAAAGCCATCAATTGCGCGAAGCCGTGGGGAGATACAAGCTCTAATGGACATTAACCAAAAGCTGTTCGCGGCGTTCCAAGTGGAGCACGTCGAGCATCTGGAGGCCATCCGCTCGTGCCTGGCTCGCTGGGGTCACGAGGATGCCACTGCCGAAGTCGACGAGGCTTTCCGCCACGCCCACAGTCTCAAGGGGGCGGCCCGGGTGACGGGCTTTTCCTCGGTCGAAACGCTGGCTCATCAATTGGAGGGCTTGTTTTCGCTGTTGCGCGCCAAGGAATTGCCCGCCGATGCCGAAGTGATTACGGCGGTCCAAAGCGCACTGGATGCGATCGAAGACTCGGCGGCTTGCCTGCTGCAAGGGAGTCCTGCTCCCGACTCCAACCAGGTCAGCGAAAGTTTGGCTGGCTTCTTGCAGTCTACGTCAAAAGCAAGCGACGGCCTGGTGGCGGCATCGCCGATCAAAGACAGTCCAGCGCGCGAAACCTTCCAGCGTCGCTCGCCGCCGGCTGCGAATTCAGAAAAACTCTCAATGAATGCGGCATCCGACTTGGCAGAGCAGGGCACGGTATCCAAGCCGCTCCCACGGACCGCAACGCAGGCCATCGACACGGTGCGCTTAAGCACTGAACACCTCGACCGTCTGCTGCAATCAACCGGTCAGCTATTAACCGAAAACTTGCAGCAGGAGGCGCTATCGCAACAATTAAGCGCCCTTCACCAGCAGTTGATTGC
Proteins encoded in this window:
- a CDS encoding methyl-accepting chemotaxis protein, whose protein sequence is FVDRVGKGDLTKQAEVTSADEVGKLGEGINEMVVGLKSMGGEILAVTEKMNAASAEILASTQQQATGTKEQAATIQQITATMNEVRQSGVQISERAKEVATAAESSATSTVAGLNTVQEANRTMEAIRQQVEDVAENIVALSEKTQAVSEIIATVNDIAERSNLLALNAAIEAAAAGEQGSRFSVVATEIKNLADQAKESTIQVRTILGDIQKRINRSVMLTEDAVKRTEAGKQQTDVSEQTIRAMSDMTQESVRAFQQIISATGQQQIGFEQVTQGMQDIGQAASQTAVGTVQLEKAVASLNSQSHQLREAVGRYKL